A region from the Wansuia hejianensis genome encodes:
- a CDS encoding response regulator transcription factor, with translation MRLLIVEDEKQICDMVAKSLYAAGYEVDTCYDGKEALECILSENYDLIVLDLNLPGMDGMELLKELRKYNDETKVLILSARGQIADKVEGLDAGANDYMEKPFHLQELEARIRSLTRRKFVQNDICLKCGEIKFDTIKREAYAKEEPVPLTRKENGILEYLLINIGRPVSQEELIEHVWDATADSFSGAIRVHMSSLRKKLKAKLGYDPIQNKVGEGYKIREESDR, from the coding sequence TTGAGATTATTAATTGTTGAGGATGAGAAACAAATATGTGATATGGTTGCAAAGAGTCTGTATGCTGCCGGTTATGAGGTGGATACCTGTTATGATGGGAAAGAGGCTCTTGAATGTATACTGTCGGAGAATTATGATCTGATAGTTTTGGATTTGAATCTGCCGGGGATGGATGGCATGGAGCTTCTTAAGGAGCTTAGAAAATACAATGATGAAACTAAGGTTTTGATATTATCTGCAAGAGGTCAGATTGCTGATAAGGTAGAGGGACTGGATGCAGGAGCAAATGATTACATGGAAAAACCATTCCATCTGCAGGAGCTTGAGGCACGTATCAGAAGCCTGACAAGAAGGAAATTTGTACAGAATGATATATGTCTTAAATGCGGAGAAATAAAGTTTGATACGATTAAACGCGAGGCATATGCAAAGGAAGAGCCGGTTCCACTGACAAGAAAAGAGAATGGTATTTTGGAATATTTACTTATCAATATAGGCAGACCGGTGAGTCAGGAGGAGCTGATAGAGCATGTGTGGGATGCCACGGCAGACAGCTTTAGCGGAGCAATCAGGGTACATATGTCTTCACTTAGAAAAAAGCTTAAGGCGAAGCTGGGATATGATCCCATTCAGAACAAGGTAGGTGAAGGCTATAAAATACGGGAGGAGTCTGACAGATGA
- a CDS encoding sensor histidine kinase, with protein MKRMSLQWRLTCITTLCIAIICGCLTMFVYKNGVHYIDSLQDAVESQWDEKGNKSDEIYISIPDDKWDEFADEFSFQVYNNKADYKRNSLIITVLLALLGGVVTYFISGHALRPIREFSDKIEEVQARNLSDSRIEENNVKELNQLGISYNKMLERLSEAFEIQRQFTANAAHELRTPLALMQVQLDLYNSASHPGNDADTLQTIKMVTEQNDKLNRMVKTLLDMSELQTVGRDDKIILDAIVEEVLADLEPLAVEKNIKLIGKCEDATMIGSDILIYRLVYNLVENAIKYNHPLGQVTVTAYQRNKHVYLSVEDTGSGIPKELRERVFEPFFRVDKSRSRELGGVGLGLAFVREIVRVHDGSICIKSGKTGGTIFEVTFAQHSM; from the coding sequence ATGAAAAGAATGTCGCTACAGTGGAGACTTACGTGCATTACTACATTGTGTATTGCTATTATATGTGGCTGCCTGACTATGTTTGTCTATAAAAATGGTGTGCATTACATCGATTCTCTGCAGGATGCGGTAGAGTCACAGTGGGATGAAAAAGGAAACAAATCAGATGAAATATATATCAGCATACCAGACGATAAGTGGGATGAGTTTGCGGATGAATTTTCGTTTCAGGTGTACAATAATAAGGCCGACTATAAAAGAAACAGTCTGATAATCACGGTTTTGCTGGCGCTTTTGGGAGGTGTCGTCACTTATTTTATAAGCGGGCATGCACTCAGACCAATCAGGGAGTTTTCAGATAAAATTGAAGAGGTACAGGCTCGGAATCTGTCTGATTCAAGAATAGAGGAAAACAATGTTAAGGAACTGAACCAGCTGGGTATTTCTTATAATAAGATGCTTGAGCGTCTGTCGGAAGCATTTGAGATACAGAGACAGTTTACTGCAAATGCAGCACATGAGCTGCGTACTCCATTAGCGTTAATGCAGGTACAGCTTGATTTATATAATTCTGCCTCTCACCCGGGAAATGATGCAGACACTTTGCAGACCATAAAAATGGTTACGGAACAAAATGATAAATTAAACAGGATGGTAAAGACTCTTCTTGACATGAGTGAGCTTCAGACGGTGGGAAGGGATGATAAAATTATATTGGATGCTATTGTTGAAGAGGTTTTGGCAGACCTTGAGCCTCTTGCCGTGGAAAAGAATATAAAGCTGATTGGAAAATGTGAGGATGCCACTATGATAGGCAGTGATATCCTTATTTACAGGCTTGTATACAATCTGGTTGAGAATGCCATCAAATATAATCATCCGCTCGGACAGGTTACAGTAACCGCATATCAGAGAAACAAGCATGTTTATCTGTCTGTAGAAGATACGGGAAGCGGAATACCAAAGGAGCTTAGGGAGAGAGTGTTCGAGCCATTCTTCCGTGTGGATAAATCCAGAAGCCGGGAGCTGGGTGGCGTAGGGCTAGGTCTTGCTTTTGTCCGTGAAATCGTTAGAGTACATGATGGCAGTATTTGTATCAAATCAGGCAAGACTGGGGGAACGATTTTCGAGGTGACTTTTGCACAGCATTCAATGTAG
- a CDS encoding SdpI family protein, giving the protein MKIGPLHFRETHRFSGKLWMASGILCMLCGLLGESMAALVVYIISIMAAAIISILYSYFFYKKKLATGEGLKIQYNTKKV; this is encoded by the coding sequence ATGAAAATAGGGCCTCTCCACTTTAGGGAAACACATAGATTTAGCGGCAAATTATGGATGGCATCAGGTATTTTATGTATGCTTTGTGGACTTTTGGGGGAAAGCATGGCTGCATTGGTTGTGTATATTATAAGCATTATGGCAGCTGCAATCATTAGCATTCTCTACTCCTACTTTTTTTATAAGAAAAAGCTGGCAACCGGAGAAGGCTTAAAAATTCAGTATAATACAAAAAAAGTGTGA
- a CDS encoding DUF6017 domain-containing protein: protein MDKKMNFKYFYGTEADQFSFYRIPKALLTNDCFKDLSSDAKILYGLMLDRMSLSIKNQWFDEENRAYIYFSIEDIMELLNCGRNKAVKSLQELDDEKGIGLIEKRRQGFGKVTIIYVKSFIQEECEEEKKEKSKMVKFTNQTSVEEEETEEIYISNFKKSQKQTSRSPENKLQEVYISNSNNTNINNTNLSENKSNHIVSADGIGSEEDEMETLHAYQSLIKDNLDYDSLLVSHPHDKNQIDEIVDLIVETVMCKSDKVLIASNWYSGALVRGKFMKLDYSHVEYVLHCLEGNTSKIKNIKKYLLAALFNAPSTINGYYRAEVNHDMPWLVR from the coding sequence ATGGACAAAAAAATGAATTTTAAATATTTTTATGGAACAGAAGCAGACCAGTTTAGTTTTTACAGAATACCCAAAGCGTTATTGACCAATGACTGTTTTAAGGATCTTTCCAGTGATGCGAAAATCTTATACGGTTTGATGTTGGACAGAATGTCTTTATCCATTAAGAATCAGTGGTTTGATGAAGAAAATCGGGCATATATCTATTTTTCCATTGAAGATATCATGGAATTATTGAATTGTGGCAGAAATAAAGCGGTGAAATCTCTTCAGGAGCTGGATGATGAAAAAGGGATAGGTTTGATTGAAAAGCGTAGGCAGGGATTTGGAAAGGTTACAATCATCTATGTAAAATCATTTATTCAGGAGGAATGTGAGGAAGAGAAAAAAGAAAAATCAAAGATGGTGAAGTTTACAAATCAAACTTCTGTAGAGGAAGAAGAGACAGAAGAAATTTACATTTCAAACTTCAAGAAGTCCCAAAAACAAACTTCAAGAAGTCCCGAAAATAAACTTCAAGAAGTTTACATTTCAAACTCTAATAATACTAATATTAACAATACTAATCTTAGTGAGAATAAATCTAATCATATCGTATCTGCAGATGGGATAGGATCCGAAGAGGATGAGATGGAAACGTTACATGCGTATCAATCTCTGATCAAAGACAATCTGGATTATGATTCTTTGTTAGTGAGTCATCCTCATGACAAAAATCAGATTGATGAAATTGTGGATCTGATCGTAGAGACTGTCATGTGCAAGAGTGATAAAGTATTGATTGCAAGTAACTGGTATTCGGGAGCTTTAGTAAGAGGAAAATTCATGAAGCTGGATTATTCCCATGTAGAGTATGTGCTGCATTGTCTGGAAGGAAATACGAGTAAAATCAAGAATATCAAGAAATATTTACTTGCGGCATTGTTCAATGCCCCTTCAACGATAAACGGATATTACAGAGCAGAGGTAAATCATGATATGCCGTGGCTGGTAAGATAG
- a CDS encoding ParB/RepB/Spo0J family partition protein — protein MKGRSGEKIKLTSIDELLGVVNEESAMEIEINRIHAFKDHPFKVLDDEKMADLVESVKTYGVLTPVLLRSDGENGYEMISGHRRMHAAVRAGLETIPAIVRELSDDDAVIAMVDANIQREELLPSEKAFAYKMKLDAMKRQAGRPSQKNSGQNDQNFGKVSRDVLAEEVGESSKQIQRYIRLTELIPELLDMVDAKKLNFTIAVDISYIDKEMQKWIYEYIRDTGFIKPKQITALRKQLEEGTVNQGFMISIFNSCIAVKAPERKVVLSGKKLTKYFPEDYSETDMEKVIEALLEQWKREQE, from the coding sequence ATGAAAGGTAGAAGTGGAGAAAAAATCAAATTGACAAGCATTGATGAATTGCTGGGAGTAGTCAATGAAGAATCGGCAATGGAAATAGAAATCAACAGAATACATGCGTTTAAAGATCATCCTTTCAAAGTATTGGATGATGAAAAGATGGCAGATTTAGTAGAGAGTGTAAAGACCTACGGGGTATTGACACCAGTTTTATTAAGATCTGATGGTGAAAATGGATATGAGATGATCTCAGGTCATCGAAGAATGCACGCGGCTGTTAGAGCTGGATTGGAAACAATTCCTGCAATCGTGAGAGAACTATCGGATGATGATGCGGTCATTGCTATGGTAGATGCCAATATTCAACGAGAAGAATTACTTCCGAGTGAAAAAGCATTTGCTTATAAGATGAAACTGGATGCGATGAAGAGACAAGCTGGAAGACCGTCTCAGAAGAATTCTGGTCAAAATGACCAGAATTTTGGGAAGGTATCGCGTGATGTTTTAGCGGAAGAAGTTGGAGAAAGTTCAAAACAAATTCAGCGCTATATTCGCCTTACAGAATTGATTCCAGAATTATTAGATATGGTAGATGCAAAAAAATTGAATTTTACCATTGCCGTTGATATTTCCTATATTGATAAGGAGATGCAGAAATGGATCTACGAGTATATCCGGGATACAGGATTTATCAAACCAAAGCAGATTACAGCTTTGAGAAAACAGTTGGAAGAAGGAACTGTGAATCAGGGATTTATGATTTCGATTTTTAATAGCTGTATAGCAGTAAAAGCACCTGAACGAAAAGTGGTGTTATCAGGAAAGAAGCTCACAAAGTATTTTCCGGAAGATTATTCGGAAACGGATATGGAAAAGGTGATTGAGGCATTACTGGAACAATGGAAAAGAGAACAGGAATAA
- a CDS encoding ParA family protein, which produces MCRVISVANQKGGVAKSTTTLNLGVGLARQGKKVLLIDADPQGSLTASLGYVEPDDIGTTLATIMMNIINDEEIAEEEGVLHHEEQVDLLPANIELSALEVTMSNVMSRELIMKEYIDTMRSRYDYILIDCMPSLGMMTINALVASDTVLIPVQAAYLPVKGLQQLIRTISMVKKRLNRKLTIQGILLTMVDFRTNYAKDIASRVRETYGSKISIFENVIPLSVKVAEASAEGKSIYCHCPNGKVSMAYENLTQEVLENER; this is translated from the coding sequence ATGTGTAGAGTAATTTCAGTAGCAAACCAGAAAGGCGGAGTTGCAAAAAGTACAACGACTTTAAATCTTGGGGTAGGATTGGCAAGACAAGGAAAAAAAGTGTTATTGATCGATGCGGATCCACAGGGAAGTTTAACTGCAAGTCTTGGATATGTAGAACCGGATGATATTGGAACTACACTTGCAACTATTATGATGAATATTATCAATGACGAGGAAATTGCTGAGGAAGAAGGCGTTTTACATCATGAGGAACAAGTGGATCTCCTACCGGCCAATATTGAGTTATCTGCTTTGGAAGTAACCATGAGTAATGTAATGAGCAGAGAACTGATCATGAAGGAATATATTGATACGATGCGATCACGATACGATTATATTTTGATTGATTGTATGCCGAGTTTAGGCATGATGACTATCAATGCTTTAGTAGCTTCTGATACGGTTCTGATACCTGTACAAGCTGCATATCTGCCGGTTAAAGGACTTCAACAGTTGATCAGGACTATTTCTATGGTAAAGAAGAGATTGAACCGGAAGCTGACGATACAGGGAATTCTTTTGACAATGGTGGATTTTCGCACTAATTACGCCAAAGATATTGCTTCCAGAGTGAGAGAAACTTATGGATCTAAGATTTCTATCTTTGAAAATGTCATTCCACTATCAGTTAAGGTAGCTGAAGCAAGTGCGGAAGGAAAAAGTATTTATTGTCATTGTCCAAATGGAAAAGTATCTATGGCTTATGAAAATCTGACGCAGGAGGTTTTGGAAAATGAAAGGTAG
- a CDS encoding ParB/RepB/Spo0J family partition protein, protein MTEVTKEFIQKNEDEKIIEIEIERLRSFKNHPFQVKDDNEMHLLKESIEKYGIFTPLIVRPVPDGVYEIIAGHRRRHAAELLGYRKVPVIIRVMNEDEAILNMVDSNLHREKISFSEKAFAYKMKNDVLKRKSGRKKGQIDHKTKKKRTVEIISEECGDSPKQVQRYISLTKLIPEFLQKLDDELISFNPAVEISVLKEEEQKQLLEAMDYAQAVPSLSQAQRIKKLSKENQLTLEKMQEIMSEIKKGEITRVAFTNEQLHKYFPSRYTPAMMKREIIALLKIWQNENWEK, encoded by the coding sequence ATGACGGAAGTAACGAAAGAATTTATCCAGAAGAATGAAGATGAGAAGATCATTGAAATTGAGATTGAAAGACTCCGTTCTTTTAAAAATCATCCTTTTCAAGTGAAAGATGATAATGAGATGCATTTATTAAAAGAAAGTATTGAGAAGTACGGAATTTTCACTCCATTGATTGTCAGACCTGTACCAGATGGAGTTTACGAGATTATAGCGGGACACCGGAGAAGACATGCTGCTGAGTTACTGGGGTATCGAAAAGTACCGGTAATAATTCGTGTAATGAATGAAGATGAAGCTATTTTGAATATGGTAGATTCCAATCTGCACAGAGAAAAAATCAGTTTTAGTGAAAAGGCTTTTGCTTACAAAATGAAAAATGATGTACTGAAAAGAAAATCAGGCAGGAAAAAAGGCCAAATAGACCACAAAACGAAAAAGAAGAGAACAGTGGAGATTATCAGTGAAGAATGTGGTGATAGTCCGAAACAGGTACAACGGTATATTTCATTAACGAAACTAATACCGGAGTTTTTACAAAAATTGGATGATGAATTGATATCTTTTAATCCGGCAGTTGAAATTTCAGTGTTGAAGGAAGAAGAGCAAAAACAATTGTTGGAAGCTATGGATTATGCTCAGGCTGTTCCGTCTTTATCACAGGCACAACGGATTAAAAAGTTAAGTAAAGAAAACCAACTTACATTAGAGAAGATGCAGGAAATTATGAGTGAGATAAAAAAAGGTGAGATCACGAGAGTTGCTTTTACAAATGAGCAGCTTCACAAATATTTTCCAAGCAGATATACACCCGCCATGATGAAACGAGAAATTATAGCATTGTTGAAAATCTGGCAGAATGAAAATTGGGAGAAATAA
- a CDS encoding DUF3881 family protein produces MHKYLKSIGFTNLDQKSELDKLLADVRDHYDRKKIVENEDHHLFAEISKEYGYDCGITVCGEYDEDENFQMEYYFPYFSGSQITSYEEIVVERHAGKESYAGACDDMRVGISLIFYLLNAGDYMNVRQNGMLRELQTSLTLSGLAASGTILLPVSKNVEQKEADKKLSQQRNSLIAAARNGDEDAMESLTMEDIDMYTMISRRIQHEDVYTIVDSYFMPYGIECDQYNLMGEITDCNTTVNSQTGEKLYQLGLMSNDIPLDICINEKDLLGSPEVGRRFKGVIWLQGMINF; encoded by the coding sequence ATGCATAAATATTTAAAATCTATTGGTTTTACAAACCTGGATCAAAAAAGCGAGCTGGATAAATTACTGGCGGATGTGAGAGATCATTATGACAGGAAGAAAATTGTTGAGAACGAAGATCATCACCTATTTGCTGAGATTTCCAAGGAATATGGGTATGACTGCGGAATCACTGTCTGTGGAGAATATGATGAAGATGAGAATTTTCAGATGGAGTATTATTTCCCCTATTTTTCAGGTTCTCAGATCACGTCCTATGAGGAAATTGTTGTAGAACGCCATGCGGGAAAAGAATCCTATGCCGGCGCCTGTGATGATATGCGGGTTGGCATCTCACTGATTTTCTATCTGCTGAATGCAGGAGATTATATGAATGTGCGGCAGAACGGGATGCTGAGAGAACTGCAGACCTCATTGACACTGTCGGGGCTGGCCGCATCGGGTACGATCCTTCTTCCTGTATCGAAGAATGTAGAACAGAAAGAGGCGGATAAGAAGCTGTCCCAGCAGAGAAATTCACTGATCGCTGCAGCCCGGAACGGGGATGAAGACGCGATGGAGAGCCTGACCATGGAAGACATCGATATGTATACGATGATATCCCGGAGAATCCAGCATGAGGATGTATATACAATAGTAGATTCCTATTTTATGCCTTATGGGATTGAATGTGACCAGTATAATCTTATGGGTGAAATAACCGACTGTAATACGACTGTCAATTCACAGACAGGAGAGAAGCTGTACCAGCTGGGGCTCATGAGCAATGATATTCCATTGGATATCTGTATTAACGAAAAGGATCTGCTGGGCAGCCCGGAAGTGGGGCGTAGGTTCAAAGGAGTGATTTGGCTTCAGGGAATGATAAATTTCTGA
- the serS gene encoding serine--tRNA ligase, with translation MLDIKFLRENPDIVKQNIRNKFQDEKLSMVDEVIALDKENREIKQEVEALRAERNKASKEIGKLMGQGKKEEAEAVKKNIAASGDRIEALTVREREVEEEIRKRMMFIPQIIDPSVPIGKDDSENVEIQKYGDPAVPDFEIPYHTDIMESFNGIDLDSARRVAGNGFYYLMGDIARLHSAVISYARDFMIDRGFTYCVPPFMIRSDVVTGVMSFSEMEAMMYKIEGEDLYLIGTSEHSMIGKFIDQIIQEDQLPLTLTSYSPCFRKEKGAHGLEEKGVYRIHQFEKQEMIVVCRPEESMQWYDKLWQNTVDLFRSLDVPVRTLECCSGDLADLKVKSCDVEAWSPRQKKYFEVGSCSNLGDAQARRLKIRVQGESGKYLAHTLNNTVVAPPRMLIAFLENNLCADGTVSIPKVLQPYMGGKEKLVPGK, from the coding sequence ATGTTAGACATTAAATTTTTAAGAGAAAACCCGGATATTGTAAAGCAGAATATCAGGAATAAATTCCAGGATGAGAAGCTTTCCATGGTGGATGAGGTAATCGCACTGGATAAGGAAAACCGCGAAATCAAGCAGGAGGTAGAAGCCCTCCGTGCGGAGAGGAACAAAGCCTCCAAAGAAATCGGAAAATTAATGGGGCAGGGGAAGAAGGAAGAAGCGGAGGCAGTGAAGAAGAACATAGCAGCTTCCGGCGACCGCATAGAAGCTCTGACAGTCCGTGAACGGGAAGTGGAGGAAGAGATCAGAAAGCGGATGATGTTCATTCCGCAGATCATTGACCCATCTGTACCGATCGGCAAGGATGACAGTGAGAATGTGGAGATCCAGAAATACGGAGATCCGGCGGTTCCTGATTTTGAAATTCCCTATCATACTGATATCATGGAGTCTTTCAATGGAATTGATCTGGACAGCGCCCGCCGCGTGGCCGGCAACGGCTTTTATTATTTAATGGGAGACATCGCCAGGCTCCATTCGGCAGTGATCTCTTATGCCAGAGATTTCATGATTGACCGTGGTTTTACCTACTGTGTGCCGCCTTTTATGATCCGCAGTGATGTTGTGACAGGCGTCATGAGCTTCTCTGAGATGGAAGCCATGATGTATAAAATAGAAGGAGAGGACCTGTATCTGATTGGGACAAGCGAACATTCTATGATCGGAAAATTCATTGACCAGATCATACAGGAGGATCAGCTTCCGTTGACTCTCACCAGCTATTCCCCCTGCTTCCGTAAGGAAAAAGGTGCGCATGGACTGGAGGAAAAGGGTGTATACAGAATTCACCAGTTTGAAAAGCAGGAAATGATAGTGGTGTGCAGGCCGGAAGAAAGCATGCAGTGGTATGACAAGCTGTGGCAGAATACTGTCGACCTGTTCCGCTCTCTGGACGTACCGGTGCGTACGCTTGAATGCTGTTCCGGGGATCTTGCCGATCTGAAGGTAAAATCCTGTGACGTGGAGGCATGGTCTCCCCGGCAGAAGAAGTATTTTGAAGTGGGAAGCTGTTCTAACCTGGGCGACGCCCAGGCAAGAAGATTAAAAATCCGTGTCCAGGGGGAAAGCGGAAAGTATCTCGCGCATACACTAAACAATACAGTAGTTGCCCCGCCCCGTATGCTGATCGCATTCCTGGAGAACAATCTGTGTGCCGACGGGACAGTCAGCATTCCAAAAGTCCTTCAGCCCTACATGGGAGGAAAAGAAAAGCTGGTGCCGGGCAAATAA
- a CDS encoding DUF4446 family protein, whose amino-acid sequence MSALFEKMGVDMGLIVLLLIILVIVLTVITVSMSIRLSRLSRKYHSFMKGKDGQSMERAFSQKFKEIDKLGSQSDNHQYDIHNLKKQYKKTLNKYGIVKYDAFDDVGGKLSFALAMLDSDNTGFIVDAIHSRDNCFLYLKEIVKGESYIMLSDEEVEALKNAVNDIDEDIM is encoded by the coding sequence ATGAGCGCACTGTTTGAAAAGATGGGTGTGGATATGGGACTGATTGTCCTTCTGCTGATTATTCTGGTCATTGTATTGACAGTGATCACAGTGAGTATGTCCATTCGCCTGAGCCGGTTGAGCAGAAAATATCATAGCTTCATGAAGGGAAAAGACGGACAGTCCATGGAACGGGCATTTTCCCAAAAGTTCAAAGAAATTGACAAATTGGGGAGCCAAAGCGATAATCATCAGTATGATATCCATAATCTGAAAAAGCAGTATAAAAAGACATTAAACAAATACGGGATAGTGAAATATGATGCGTTTGATGACGTGGGAGGTAAATTAAGCTTTGCGCTGGCCATGCTGGACAGTGACAACACTGGTTTTATCGTAGATGCAATACACAGCCGGGATAATTGTTTTCTTTATTTAAAAGAAATTGTCAAAGGTGAATCCTATATTATGTTAAGCGATGAAGAGGTTGAAGCATTAAAAAATGCAGTTAACGACATTGATGAGGATATTATGTAA
- a CDS encoding ParB/RepB/Spo0J family partition protein produces MAVRKGGLNKGKGLETLIPQKMPRSTTDHASVNPEPEIKVVEKIVEKVVEKPADIFLKLSEIVPNSEQPRKDFDEDALMELSESIKQFGVLQPLLVQKKGKYYEIIAGERRWRAAKLAGIKKVPAIIKEFSPQEVVEISLIENIQRENLNAIEEAHAFKRLIEEFNLKQDEVAERVSKSRTAVTNSMRLLKLDERVQKMLVDEMISTGHARAILGLEDPEMQYMAAQKIFDEKLSVRETEKLVKQLLNPKRVTETNMDTQTEAIYQTLEEKLKGIVGTKVSIQRNKNNKGKIEIEYYSQDELERIIELFETIK; encoded by the coding sequence ATGGCAGTTAGAAAGGGAGGACTCAATAAAGGAAAGGGACTGGAGACGTTAATTCCCCAGAAGATGCCCCGCAGTACAACAGATCATGCGTCAGTGAATCCAGAGCCGGAAATAAAGGTTGTTGAAAAAATTGTGGAAAAGGTTGTAGAAAAGCCCGCTGACATTTTCCTTAAATTATCTGAGATCGTACCGAACAGTGAGCAGCCTAGAAAAGATTTCGATGAAGACGCGCTCATGGAGCTTTCTGAATCCATTAAGCAGTTCGGTGTACTGCAGCCTCTACTGGTTCAGAAAAAAGGAAAATACTACGAAATAATTGCCGGTGAACGCCGCTGGCGGGCAGCCAAGCTGGCCGGAATTAAAAAAGTGCCGGCCATCATTAAAGAATTTTCGCCTCAGGAAGTGGTTGAGATCTCTTTGATTGAAAATATACAGAGAGAAAATCTTAATGCAATTGAAGAGGCTCACGCATTTAAACGTTTGATAGAAGAATTTAATCTCAAACAGGATGAAGTGGCGGAACGTGTATCTAAGAGCCGTACGGCTGTGACGAATTCCATGCGTCTTCTGAAATTAGACGAACGGGTGCAGAAAATGCTGGTAGATGAGATGATTTCCACCGGACATGCCCGGGCCATATTGGGATTGGAAGATCCAGAAATGCAGTATATGGCTGCCCAGAAGATCTTTGACGAAAAGCTCAGCGTCCGTGAGACGGAAAAACTTGTGAAACAGCTTCTGAACCCCAAAAGGGTAACAGAAACAAACATGGATACTCAGACAGAGGCTATATACCAGACGTTAGAGGAAAAATTAAAAGGAATCGTGGGCACAAAGGTGTCCATTCAGAGAAATAAAAATAATAAGGGGAAAATAGAAATCGAATATTATTCACAGGATGAACTCGAACGAATCATTGAATTGTTTGAAACAATAAAATAA
- a CDS encoding ParA family protein, whose protein sequence is MGRTIAIANQKGGVGKSTTAINLSACLAEYGKKILTIDIDPQGNTTSGLGVEKNELEYTVYELLLGECSLEQCILHLDFDNHDLLPSNVNLAGAEIELIGVDNKEYILKEQIDMIRDHYDFIIIDCPPSLNMLTVNAMTTADTVLVPIQCEYYALEGLAQLMHTIELVQERLNPDLEMEGVVFTMYDARTNLSLQVVENVKDNLNQKIYKTIIPRNVRLAEAPSYGLPINKYDSRSAGAESYRLLADEVMNREDEE, encoded by the coding sequence TTGGGCAGAACAATTGCTATTGCAAATCAAAAGGGTGGTGTGGGAAAATCTACCACAGCGATTAATCTATCGGCTTGTCTGGCCGAATATGGAAAGAAGATACTGACAATTGACATAGATCCTCAGGGCAATACGACAAGTGGATTGGGCGTTGAAAAAAATGAGCTTGAGTATACGGTATATGAGCTGCTGCTAGGAGAATGTTCTCTGGAGCAATGTATCCTTCATTTGGATTTTGATAATCATGATCTTCTTCCCTCCAATGTTAATTTGGCAGGTGCTGAAATTGAACTTATCGGCGTTGACAATAAGGAGTACATATTAAAGGAACAGATTGATATGATACGGGATCATTATGATTTTATTATCATTGACTGTCCTCCTTCCCTGAATATGCTGACAGTTAACGCAATGACAACTGCAGATACCGTTTTGGTTCCGATTCAGTGTGAATATTATGCGCTGGAGGGACTTGCCCAGCTTATGCATACAATTGAACTGGTTCAGGAACGGCTTAATCCAGATCTGGAGATGGAGGGGGTCGTATTTACCATGTATGACGCCCGCACAAATTTATCTCTTCAGGTAGTGGAGAATGTTAAGGATAATTTGAATCAGAAGATTTATAAGACAATTATTCCAAGGAATGTGAGGTTAGCCGAGGCGCCCAGTTATGGGCTTCCTATTAATAAATATGATAGCAGATCAGCCGGGGCCGAAAGCTACCGCTTATTGGCTGATGAGGTGATGAACAGGGAGGATGAGGAATAA